A window of Gambusia affinis linkage group LG03, SWU_Gaff_1.0, whole genome shotgun sequence genomic DNA:
aaccatgcactcacacctagggagaatttataCAGACCAATTAACTTGACGTTAATTGGtcagtcatgtttctggactgtgggaggaacccaaAGAGAACCCAGCacgcacagggagaacatgtagTGGACCTGGGCAGTTCTGCTGGGTCCAACAGAACCACTAACCCACCTGgctgctgctgagctgcagcagaacccACAGCAGCCCACGCTCTGATTGGACGGCGCTGGAGGAAGAGgcgtctgattggctgctggctGCATCTGGGCTCTGATTGGACACCGCCAGTCTGTCTGGGGCCTGGAAACAGCAACAGCAGGATGTGATGTAATAACCCattaacaggaagtgatgtaatGTGCTGCTCACCTGCAGGATGTATCTGAGCATGTGTGGATCCTGTGACACTCTGGAGCAAACAGCCAATAAAAACTGAGCTTCCTCCTTCTCAGTGCAGGAACCAGGAAGAGCACAGCGGCCAATCAGCTTCTGTGGGCAgagcacaaacaggaagtgacgtGACACAACTCCCCCAGGTAGCTGGCCCCGCCCACCGACTCCTGCCCCAGGAATGAGGCTGTTCACAGGTAGATTTCCTGCTCACCTGTACAGGTGAGTGGACGGggaccagctgcagcagaggcttCTGCATCCGAGAGAGCAGcctgaagaagaagagcagcacCTGCTGGCTCATCCCTGGAAGGTActgagaaagaggaggaagagcgtGAGACACggctgcaggttctggttctggtttggaccCGGCAGCACCAGGTGAGCCTACCTGAGCCTTCCCCAAGGTGCAGAGCGTCTCCAGAAGCCGGTTCTGCAGCAGGAACTCCAGGCAGCGACCCGGTTCCTCCTGGACAAGCAGACAGGCAGTGAGACCGGATCGGGCCTGGACCAAGGCGGGACCGGGCCGAGATGTGACTCAAGGAAATCAAGGTGACGCCCAGTGAGGTCAGACAgctttgttgccatggttacaggTGTGTGGGCGGAGCTAGTCACCTGCTGCTTTTCCTCATACACCAGGATATCAGTCATCTGCCTGAGACGCCACGGGATGTCAGTCTGAGAGGCGGGGCGGCTGtcatctgcacacacacagagtcaggTGAGGCTGCGGGTGAGGCTGCGGGTGAGGCTGCGGGTGAGGCTGCGGGTGAGGCTGCGGGTGAGGCTGCTCACCTGTGGTCTGAATGTAGTAGTTGGTGATGGATCTCCAGTGGTCGATGAAAGAGTCCAGCAGGTCGGCGGTCGGCTCTCTCTGGAAAACATCAGCTCTAGATTCATGAAGTTAGAAGAAATATGAactgatttaataataattactgtCAACTTCAATTATCTCCCTTTCTGTTCTGACTGGtcataattctaattaaagATATCTTGAGCGTATGTTAAGACATGAGAAATACAAGATTTGACTGAGGCTAATTAAACTGCAGATagtttcaaagtaaataatgaCTCAGCAAAACTTTGTAGAACTGAAATTCTGATTCATCATGACACATTTCAAGCTTTCTCCAGATGACTTACAGACATGGAACATTGTTTaatctagaccaggggtgggcaagtCCAGCTCTGAAGAACCGGCCTCCTGCGACTTTTAGCAGGACCCaggagaacccgactgcactgaggaggagattcagctgttggattcaggttgttggatcagggagactctaagacttgcaggacaccggacctccaggaccaggagtgctcACCCCGATCTAGACGCTTTTGAGTCTCTGATAGCTTATTATCCACCTTATTCCGAGCCCCCATGAGGCTTTGTGTGATTTATGGCCGCGACTTCCGCCTAAAACCGGAGCCGCAATTATTTTACATGCTAGCAACTCGCTAACCGGCTTTCGTCAGAGCTTTTAGGCtacaaaatatgtgttttgttGTCCACACAATGAAACGAGCACATAAAGCATTTTGGGTTCTCTGTTCAAGTTTAGAAGTTTTAGccaaattctttttgtttccttatcTGTTGGTGGTCGATGGAAACTACGGCAGGACACAGAAACAGTTACCAGAGCTCCACAATGGCATCTTACAGCACTTTCCAATGGCAAGTTGCTCTCTAACTGGTTAATGtgtgattctggttctgattcggTTCTGGTCCAGTGGCGAGATTCTCTGTATTACGGTCTGGAGCGCAGCAGCACCTGCAGTCATTTCTCCGCTGATTTCCAGTAATACTGAGCAACAGAGAACCTCGAGGTTCTGCTTGTAATGGACTAAATAAtcccagatattttattttgtcttataaatatttttttctggccCAATCATAATGATGAAGACTTAGAttatgaactttattttttaaattcaaatgaaaaataaaattcccaTCACACCAAGCTAATGTAATTCTGGTGTTTTACACCGCAGAACAGCAGCTCAgatctctgaccagcttctctgcGTTTCTCTTTATTACTGTCGGTTCTTCAGAGAAACGAGCTGCTAATTCACGTTCATTCCGTAACAAAACGTAACGATTGTGTTCCGTGATTAAACTCACAACTGCGATAATCTGTACTGAGCAGCTTTCTGGTAGCAGACGGTGTGTCTGTAAATGGTACCGAACCTCACCCGGCATGACATCTGTTCATTAGTCCCTTTAGAATTCAACGGATAAACTAATTTCAGATGTACTTCTAAACTTTAAACAGTTTCAGCCACTGCGCATGCTCAGTTCCAGGTAAacagttagcattagcagcagCTACCTTCCAGCTACATTCCTGACATTCCCAGAAGAAAACTGCAGCTGAGCTCTTCTGCGAACACCGGGGAGGACAGACGGAGATGGGGACATGTTGTCTCCATGTCCTCCTGTCCCTGTCCTCCGTCTCTGTTCCtacaatttaactttttaatgacCACCGGAAGCACATAATGCCAACTTCCGCTGACTCACCGTCTCTAGTGCATTCAGCAGCATGCCGCTCAGCTTGCTGAACATCTCCATCCTCCCAGAACCAGGTCAGGTCCCGTCCGGGCCAGTCCGGTTGGGTTTACTGCCTCACCAAGACCCGAACCCTGACCCGCAGCCACGGCCACCTCACAACTTCCGGTCTGAGCTTTCAAATTACAACCGCAATCACTTCCGGATGTGACGTTTAAGGTACCAGGTCCGGTAAGAAAAGAAATGACCCGAGACTGAGATTCAGTGATACAGGTCTGAACCGGGCCAGAACCGAGTCGAAACCGATGTACTGGCTCAGAACTGGATTGAAAGGTTGAGATGTTGATGCAGATTCACTGCTGGTTCTGCTTTCCCTGACCCGGTTCCGGACCCGGTTCTGTTCTACAGGAAGGGAACCATGGATCGGGTTCGGACTGGTTCTGCATGAAGCGAACCTGCTGAccatattttaaagaatttttctttatgctgggaaaatgttttattttgtttctatagATTTCATAGAAAGGTTGCTAATCATTTCTTTATAATAAACTTACTAATACTCTTTGCTaaattttatattcataaatgcaaatttgctaataaaacaccttgtttttcttttttcgttAAAGATATGGGTCTATATATCAAATCAATAACAGACTCTACAAATGAAAAGGCTCAAAGGACAATCTCGATATGTACGTCTTTGCATGTTCTTATCTAATCACCCCTGGTTGTATTGCTTGAATGTTGTATAGTTCATTATGCTGTTTTGATGTAtactaatttcatttaaataaagttcattgaaaaaaaaaaaaaacatgaagcgAACCTGCTGCTGCGTTCAGAGCGCAGCGCCCCCTGCCGGCCGGGTGTGTCTGCTGCCGCTGGGGGAGGGGCGCACAGGTAATGTTACCTGCAGCCACACCAAAGCGGCTCCAGTCCGGCTGAGGAAGACTTCCTGACAGACGCTGAAGGTGAGTTTCTATCTGTTTGGGTTTAAACCAGGGCTGTCCTCCAGGTGTCTCCTTTTTCACTCGACTCCAATATCAGCAGCTCTTTGAGGGGAAAGAGAGGCGCTTAAATCCCAGGGTGGAGGAAGATGACACACCTAGCAGCAGCAGGACACCTGGAGAAACACCTGAACCAGGAAGACCAGCTGGTCTTCATCAGTCTGTTAATCTTTCAGAGGTTCCTCCTCCAGGAGAGGAAAAGTTATTGGGTCAGAACCGAGCAGAACCTGCAGTCGGGCTAGAATGTTGGGTGTGGGTGTGGAGCGTTTACCTGCTCAGGTGTGACACATTGGTTCTGGTGATGAATCTGGACCGATCTGTGATCTACTCTCATgagagttctggttctggtccgaaTCGGCCACAACACAAACCATCCCTGGCAGCAGTTGCCATGGTTACGGTCACATGATCTCAGGTGTGTTTGCTGCAGCACTCAGGAGCAAAGTAAGCGAGCGGGTGCGCTCCATCTTAAAGCCGGCGAGGCGGTGGGTGGGATTAGTTCAGCTTCCTCTGAGGGTCAGAGCTGCGGGTCAGGGGGTCAAGGGCTCAGTGGTCCCCGTGCCTAACAGGTGATGTTTTCTACCTCGCCCGCTGCAGGTGACATCATGGTTTTCCATCCTGAGTTTGAACGAGCAGGTAAAGAGGCGGGGCTTCAGGTGTGGCGAGTGGAGAACATGGACCTGGCTCCTGTCCCTGAGAGTCTCTATGGACGGTTCTACACCGGAGACGCCTACCTGGTTCTGAGCAGCACCAGCAACCGCCGAGGAGACCTGCAATACGACCTGCACTACTGGCAAGGTGAGACCAGGCAGGTCCAGAACCGAGGCCCTAGGCGCCTGGCGTCCAGGCTCCGAGGTAATGTTCATTGTCTGTAACCGTGGAGACAGACCGAGCTCTGGTCGGGCTGCGACGGCTTCTCAGGAGACTCTGGAAGCTGTCATGGTGCCAAGATCTGCTATAGTTCTacagggttctggttctgcgGACCCGATCAGGTCTCTGCAGGTGACCCTCCTTCTTTTCTCTGATTGGCCGTCGGGCTGCAGGTTCTGAGTGCTCTCAGGATGAAAGCGGCGCCGCTGCCATTCTTGCTGTCCAGATGGACGActtcctgcagggggcgccggTCCAGTACCGTGAAGTCCAAGGCCACGAGTCCGGGACCTTCAGCGGATACTTCAAAACGGGCCTGACCTACATGGTAACCGCACCacagccacttcctgtcttacGGCCCCTCACTGCCACCCTGATGACGTCACTTCTTATTGGTTGAACAGAAAGGAGGCGTGGCCTCCGGGTTCAATCATGTGACCAATGAGGTGGAAGTTCAGCGGTTGCTTCAGGTCAAAGGTCGCCGTGTCGTCAGGGCAACAGAGGTTCCTGTCAGCTGGGACAGTTTCAACCAGGGAGACAGCTTCATCCTGGACCTGGGACAGGTGAGGACACCTGGGGGACAGGTGAGGACACCTGGGGGACAGGTGAGGACACCTGGGGGATCATTAAACTTTCTTTTGACCCAACAGGAAATCATCCAGTGGTCTGGTTCCCATAGCAACAGATTTGAAAAACTGAAGGCCACTTTGGTGAGTTGTGACATCACATAGTGACATCATTCTGATGTCATAACATACCTGCTGACCAATTCATTATGGGCTATATTTGGCATCCCTTCAGACCCGGGCCTTTCGCGTTCTTTGAAACAAGCCCTAGACTTCACGACCCTTTTGGCTCGAAGACTTATTTTACTTGGATGGAAACTAAACGTCCCCCCGTCTCATGACTACTGGGTCAGAGAAGTTCTTTACAACCTGAAGCtggaaaaactcagattttcaCTTAAGGGTTCCACCAGTAAATTTATGGAGACTTGGAGACCTTTCCTATCTATTGTGGGTATCATGACTTTGCTACCTGattcagaagaaaattaaattatctgTAGGCCTTCTCATTGATATCCAATTCTTTTGGTTTTAACCGATATATACTCTTCGtcttataatttatttatttatttaaaattattattttttattattttattttttctttctttttccttcttcatttgtaatttatttgtatacttGTTTAACTTAATAATATGTACGCTTAAgtatatattcatttatttacttagtatcagtattattattttttctttatttcctccttttgaatgtgtgtgaatggatgtgtgtgtgtgtgtgtgtgtgggtgtgtgtgtgtgtgtgtgtgtgtgtgtgtgtgtgtgtgtgtgtgtgtcgtgttGCTAGAAACTGCTACAgggtttggatcccagcaggctgtttgtcttgtgtttgGACCTGGACGGGATGCGTTTGGGGTGGGCTGGGTTCTGGGAGAAATCAGCTTGAACTTCTTTGAAAAgtactgtgttttcattgtacCAATGATTGATGTGTGTCAAGttgtaaaatgcaataaagaaagTTGGAGAACATACCTGCTGACAAACTGACTAATTGACAGGTCTCTAAGAGTATCCGTGACAACGAGAGGTGTGGGCGGGTCAACCTCCAGGTTGTCGATGAGGGGGCGGAGCCAGACAAGATGATAGAGGTGATCACATGACCAGAACGTACCACACTTCTAATTCCAGATCAGCAGAGGTtttggtgacctttgacctctggttTTAAAGAACCAGAGGTCGGCTCTGATGTAGCTGGCGGGCCCTGAGGTGTCCACCAGGCGTCCACCATGTGGACCTCAGACCAGCGTTTTAAAACCTGACTAATGTAACAGCATGGTGTCGTCTGCGTACGCCGCATTCGGTGCTGGAGATAATCCGAGGCTCTCGGATCAATTCTCCGTCTGCTACCCCTTTTGGGGCCACAGTGGAGCCGGACCTTCACCTGCTGCTGTCGTCTCCCCGTCCAGGTTCTGGGAGATAAACCGGACCTCCCCGAGTCCCACAGCGAAGACACCCAGACCGACGCATCCAATAGGAAGATGGCGAAGCTCTACAAGGTGATTACCTGCGGCAGTTTCCTGCCAGCTCACTAAGCTTGTGATGTCACTTCCTTTTTGCCACTGGTTTGTCTACCTGCGTTCGCCGTCCCTCAGGTGTCCAATGCCGGCGGAGACATGGAGGTCACCCTGGTGTCGGAGCAGAACCCGTTCCCCCAACACGTCCTGGAGTCCAGTGAGTGCTTCATCCTCGACAACGGAACCAACGGATGCATCTTTGTCtggaaaggtcagaggtcataaACAGACTGGGCAGGACTGACCTGAGGCCACCAGCTGTCCTGCTGACAGGTGACATGTCTGTGTGCAGGTAAGGAAGCCAACAGCGCCGAGCGGCAGGCCGCCCTGCAGAACTCAGAGAAATTCATCCAGCACATGGGGTACCCGCCCTACACCCAGGTGAGCACCACAACCTCACCTGATCCTAACCGGACCTGGCGCTGACCGGACCTGGCACTGACCGGACCTGGCGCTGACAGAACCTGGCGCTGACCGGACCTGGCGCTGACCGGACCTGGCGCTGATCGGACCTGGCGCTGACCGGACCTGGCACTGACCGGACCTGGCGCTGACAGAACCTGGCGCTGACCGGACCTGGCGCTGACCGGACCTGGCGCTGATCGGACCTGGCGCTGACCGGACCTGGCGCTGACAGAACCTGGCGCTGACCGGACCTGGCGCTGACCGGACCTGGCGCTGACCGGACCTGGCGCTGACAGAACCTGGCGCTGACCGGACCTGGCGCTGACCGGACCTGGCGCTGACAGAACCTGGCGCTGACCGGACCTGGCGCTGACCGGACCTGGCGCTGATAGAACCTGGCGCTGACAGAACCTGGCGCTGACAGAACCTGGCGCTGACCGGACCTGGCGCTGACCGGACCTGGCGCTGATCGGACCTGGCGCTGACCGGACCTGGCGCTGACCGGACCTGGTGCTCACTCCTGACCCCCTCAGGTCCAGGTCATTCCTCAGTCCGGGGAGACTCCTCTCTTCAAGCAGTTCTTTAGGAACTGGAGGGACGCTGAAGACACCGTCGGCATGGGAACGGCCTACGTCGCCAACAAGGTGGCAAAGATTGAGAAGGTAAGCTGAtggggttctggttctgatccaaatgtCCCTAAACGGGTCTGAAACCTGACTCCTCTGATTGGGCAGGTGCCGTTCGACGTGTCCAAGCTGCACCAATCGGACTCCATGTCGGCGCAGTACGGGATGGTGGACCGAGGAGACGGAGACAAAAAGGTGAGGACTGCCTCTGATTCTTTtggttgttctggttctggtccactggATCGATGGACAGGAGAAATACGACTAGACGGAGGTCCAGCAGCTGACCAATCAGGATTCGTTTCATTCAGAACCAcctccagttaaaaaaaactggactcGGGTCAAAACCGACTTCCTTGTAACGTGATTGAATGTAAGAGAGAACTTCCTGTGTC
This region includes:
- the LOC122828601 gene encoding gelsolin-like, producing the protein MTHLAAAGHLEKHLNQEDQLVFISLLIFQRFLLQGDIMVFHPEFERAGKEAGLQVWRVENMDLAPVPESLYGRFYTGDAYLVLSSTSNRRGDLQYDLHYWQGSECSQDESGAAAILAVQMDDFLQGAPVQYREVQGHESGTFSGYFKTGLTYMKGGVASGFNHVTNEVEVQRLLQVKGRRVVRATEVPVSWDSFNQGDSFILDLGQEIIQWSGSHSNRFEKLKATLVSKSIRDNERCGRVNLQVVDEGAEPDKMIEVLGDKPDLPESHSEDTQTDASNRKMAKLYKVSNAGGDMEVTLVSEQNPFPQHVLESSECFILDNGTNGCIFVWKGKEANSAERQAALQNSEKFIQHMGYPPYTQVQVIPQSGETPLFKQFFRNWRDAEDTVGMGTAYVANKVAKIEKVPFDVSKLHQSDSMSAQYGMVDRGDGDKKIWRIEGSGKVLVDPDSFGQFYGGDSYLILYQYQHGGRQHHMVYIWQGVESSQDETAASAILAVELDDELGGGAVQVRVVQGKEPAHLMSLFGGQPMVVYQGGTSREGGQSTAETRLFQVRSNPAGDTRAMEVGPSSSRLNSNDAFLLMAAGGVWLWKGRGSSAAEAKGAEHLAQVLQVNPAPLEEGEEPDEFWAVLGGKDDYCRAPRLSNKMDAHPPRLFASSNKTGTFKMEEVPGELTQDDLAPDDVMILDTWDQVFVWIGNEANEDEKTEATATAERYIRTDPAGRDPRTPIVTLTQGFEPPTFTGWFLGWNHDYWSQDPLERFLQAL